The DNA region TGAATGGGAGCATCCGCGCATATAGATACCATGAGGTGATCGTATGTACAGGGTATATTCGCGAAGGGCAGTCCTTCCGGCGGTGGGGTGCATTCTGCTGGGGGTTCTGCTGCTGTTCGGTGTGGCGGGCCGTGCGATGCACACCTCCGCCGCGAAACGGGAATTGCCGGTTTATTCAGTGGATACCGAGGAAAAAGTCGCGGCGCTCGGGATCAACTGTGCCTGGGATGACAGCGACATCGACAAGCTGATCGGGTTACTTGACGAACGCAAAATCAAGGCGACCTTTTTCCTGGTGGGCGACTGGTGCAAAAAATATCCGGAAGCGGCCAAAAAACTGTCCGCGGCCGGGCATGAGCTTGGAAGCCATTCCAATACCCATCCCGATATGACGAAGCTTGGCCGGGAGGAGATCGTAAAGGAGCTTGACGATTCAAAACGGATCATTGAGGAAACGACCGGACAGAAGCTGCATCTCTTCCGGGCTCCGTCCGGTGCATATAACGATATGGTGATCTCGACTGCGCGTGCCCTTGGCTGGGAGGCTATTCAATGGTCCAACGATT from Anaerotruncus rubiinfantis includes:
- a CDS encoding polysaccharide deacetylase family protein, with the translated sequence MYRVYSRRAVLPAVGCILLGVLLLFGVAGRAMHTSAAKRELPVYSVDTEEKVAALGINCAWDDSDIDKLIGLLDERKIKATFFLVGDWCKKYPEAAKKLSAAGHELGSHSNTHPDMTKLGREEIVKELDDSKRIIEETTGQKLHLFRAPSGAYNDMVISTARALGWEAIQWSNDSVDWKTPPVEEMVEKVCGRAAPGDIMLWHAGKANTPAALAQTLDQLTTRGYHFVTVGELIYPAPYTIDHTGRQSPKM